The following are encoded together in the Bacillus sp. NP157 genome:
- a CDS encoding DUF1345 domain-containing protein, producing the protein MTTKPRSHIAWPRRYIHARPRFLVGALVAAVSVAGLAACGVPLRLSFLLGFDIGTVVYLGLILGIFLHANTATMRRQARQQDVGRWTTLMAGTVLSSVVLVAVSTELQSSDKGGAAAIAIAASTIILAWAFMNSLFALHYAHGFYGEFGKDHQGLDFPGNEDPDYWDFAYFSFTIGMTFQVSDVQITTRYLRRIALMHSAIAFFFNVFIIAISVNIAAGKA; encoded by the coding sequence ATGACGACCAAGCCGCGTTCCCACATCGCCTGGCCCCGGCGCTACATCCATGCCCGGCCGCGTTTCCTCGTTGGCGCGCTGGTCGCCGCGGTGTCGGTCGCGGGGCTCGCCGCCTGCGGCGTACCGCTGCGGCTGTCCTTCCTGCTCGGCTTCGACATCGGCACCGTGGTCTACCTCGGGCTGATCCTCGGGATCTTCCTGCACGCCAACACCGCGACGATGCGGCGACAGGCAAGGCAGCAGGACGTCGGCCGATGGACCACCCTGATGGCCGGCACCGTATTGTCGTCGGTGGTGCTGGTCGCGGTCAGTACGGAGCTGCAGTCGTCGGACAAGGGCGGGGCGGCGGCGATCGCCATCGCTGCCTCAACCATCATCCTGGCCTGGGCGTTCATGAACTCGCTGTTCGCCCTGCACTATGCGCACGGTTTCTACGGTGAGTTCGGCAAGGACCACCAGGGCCTGGATTTCCCCGGTAACGAAGACCCCGATTACTGGGACTTCGCGTATTTCTCCTTCACCATCGGCATGACCTTCCAGGTCTCCGACGTCCAGATCACCACCCGTTACCTGCGCCGCATCGCGCTGATGCACAGCGCCATCGCGTTCTTCTTCAACGTCTTCATCATCGCCATCAGCGTGAACATCGCGGCGGGCAAGGCATAG
- a CDS encoding MFS transporter: MTRMHRDAVAVPLTFPWTGLLCLAAAGFITIITEALPAGLLPTMSAGLGVSEALIGQLVTVYALGSVLAAIPVVAYTRRFNRRPLLLTAIAGFAVANTVTALSNAYVLILVARLIGGVSGGLLWALVAGHALRMVPGERQGRAMAVALVGAPLALSLGIPAGTWLGNAIGWRATFGIMSGFSVLLFAWARFALPDFPGLANPGPLRLRKVIALPSVAQVLGTLLVFVLAHNVVYTYIAPLLATAGAGAAVDRYLLVFGLASVGGIWLAGAFGDRHMRALVVGGVVAFLVAALSIALFATRLPVLTIALAVWGLGFGATPTLLQTALARNAGESADVAQSLLVTGWNVALALGGMLGGAVLDHAGAGALAWSILPLLALALATAWRPAAWRRPAV; encoded by the coding sequence ATGACCCGGATGCATCGGGACGCCGTTGCCGTGCCCCTGACCTTCCCCTGGACCGGCCTGCTCTGCCTCGCCGCAGCGGGCTTCATCACGATCATCACCGAGGCCCTGCCTGCCGGGCTGTTGCCTACGATGAGCGCCGGCCTGGGGGTGAGCGAGGCACTGATCGGCCAGCTGGTGACGGTGTACGCGCTGGGCTCGGTGCTGGCAGCGATACCCGTCGTGGCGTACACGCGCCGGTTCAACCGACGCCCCCTGCTGCTGACGGCGATTGCCGGCTTCGCCGTGGCCAACACCGTCACCGCGCTGTCGAACGCCTACGTCCTTATCCTCGTGGCACGCCTCATCGGCGGCGTCAGCGGCGGCCTGCTCTGGGCACTGGTGGCCGGCCATGCCCTGCGCATGGTGCCGGGCGAACGCCAGGGCCGGGCCATGGCGGTGGCGCTGGTCGGTGCGCCGCTCGCGCTTTCGCTCGGCATTCCCGCCGGCACCTGGCTCGGCAATGCGATCGGCTGGCGCGCCACGTTCGGCATCATGTCCGGCTTCAGCGTGCTGCTGTTCGCCTGGGCGCGCTTCGCGCTGCCCGACTTCCCCGGCCTGGCCAACCCGGGCCCGCTGCGCCTGCGCAAGGTGATCGCGCTACCCAGCGTCGCCCAGGTGCTCGGCACCCTGCTGGTCTTCGTGCTCGCCCACAACGTGGTCTACACGTACATCGCGCCGCTGCTGGCCACTGCCGGTGCCGGTGCCGCGGTCGACCGCTACCTGCTGGTCTTCGGGCTGGCCTCGGTCGGCGGGATCTGGCTAGCCGGAGCGTTCGGCGACCGGCACATGCGTGCGCTGGTGGTCGGTGGCGTGGTGGCGTTCCTCGTCGCCGCGCTGTCGATCGCGCTGTTCGCAACCCGGCTGCCGGTACTCACCATCGCGCTGGCGGTGTGGGGACTTGGCTTCGGTGCGACGCCCACGCTGCTGCAGACCGCGCTGGCGCGCAACGCCGGCGAGTCGGCCGACGTCGCGCAGTCGTTGCTGGTCACCGGGTGGAATGTCGCGCTCGCCCTCGGCGGCATGCTCGGCGGTGCCGTGCTGGACCACGCCGGCGCGGGCGCGCTGGCGTGGAGCATCCTGCCGCTGCTGGCCCTGGCACTGGCCACGGCGTGGCGGCCGGCGGCATGGCGCCGGCCGGCCGTGTGA
- a CDS encoding DMT family transporter, with protein sequence MDGKANIPLGIAFGIVAGALWGTVFVAPQLAHDFTGLQLAAGRYLVYGAISAMLLVPRWPMLRGWLEARHWRALVGLSLLANIVYYVALATAVQWGGVAMASLVIGFLPVVVTVVGSRAVGAVPLRRLVPSLCFSAVAITCIGWQALAGDGTGRVEWRGVAGFLCAIAALVSWTIYALRNARWLHRLPHVSAHDWNLLTGLVTGALSLLLVPAAMYFDGGTHTMAAWTRFAGISAGMAVFASILGNGFWNRMSRLLPLTLVGQMILFETLFALLYGFLWEGRWPAATEWVAMACVGLSVVTCLHAHRPARA encoded by the coding sequence ATGGACGGCAAGGCCAACATCCCCCTGGGCATCGCCTTTGGCATCGTAGCCGGCGCGCTCTGGGGCACGGTATTCGTAGCACCACAACTCGCCCACGACTTCACCGGGCTGCAACTGGCAGCCGGCCGTTACCTCGTCTATGGCGCCATCTCGGCGATGCTGCTGGTGCCGCGCTGGCCGATGCTGCGTGGCTGGCTCGAAGCCCGTCACTGGCGCGCCCTGGTCGGCCTCAGCTTGCTGGCCAATATCGTCTACTACGTCGCCCTGGCCACGGCCGTGCAATGGGGTGGCGTGGCGATGGCGTCGCTGGTGATCGGCTTCCTGCCGGTCGTCGTTACCGTGGTCGGTAGCCGCGCCGTCGGCGCCGTGCCCTTGCGCCGGCTGGTCCCGTCGCTGTGTTTCAGCGCCGTCGCGATCACCTGCATCGGCTGGCAGGCCCTGGCCGGCGATGGCACGGGGCGCGTCGAATGGCGCGGCGTGGCCGGGTTCCTGTGCGCGATCGCGGCGCTGGTCTCGTGGACGATCTATGCGCTGCGCAACGCACGCTGGCTGCACCGGCTGCCGCACGTGTCAGCCCACGACTGGAACCTGCTGACCGGGCTGGTCACCGGCGCGCTGTCGCTGCTGCTGGTCCCCGCGGCGATGTACTTCGACGGCGGCACGCACACGATGGCTGCGTGGACCCGCTTCGCCGGGATCAGCGCCGGCATGGCGGTATTCGCCTCCATCCTCGGCAACGGCTTCTGGAACCGGATGAGCCGCCTGCTTCCGCTAACCCTCGTCGGGCAGATGATCCTCTTCGAAACCCTGTTCGCCCTGCTCTACGGGTTCCTGTGGGAAGGCCGCTGGCCCGCGGCCACCGAATGGGTGGCGATGGCATGCGTGGGCCTGAGCGTGGTGACCTGCCTCCACGCCCACCGGCCGGCGCGCGCGTAG
- a CDS encoding amidohydrolase yields the protein MTDDRHDESWAGCLCCSPPAARAAGGGEAGKNPLETAPVDASLRLVDFAPRSMLAAGATRIETPRFPVIDMHTHLTWMKHTRGGVSLGEEMVQFTSPSDLLPLMDRKGIRCMVNLTGGVGRGLEDSIARFDQAAPGRFLTLTEPSFHLFGEPDYPARQADALAAAARLGARGLKLLKTLGLYLREGIDSGALVGLDDPRFDPMWETCAAHGLPVFLHTADPLAFFQPTDRHNERYEELAHHPDWSFYGADYPSHAALMQARDRVIARHPRTTFVLLHVGNQGERLDDLAQTLAAYPNTMIDISARIGELGRQPRRSRAFIERFQDRVLFGTDAVPPPFGNAVPQQLLCDELYEIYYRFLETEDEYFDYAPAETPPQGRWSIYGLGLSSAILRKVYHDNAARLLHLA from the coding sequence ATGACCGACGACCGCCACGACGAAAGCTGGGCCGGCTGCCTGTGCTGTTCGCCGCCCGCCGCGCGTGCCGCGGGTGGCGGCGAGGCCGGCAAGAATCCGCTGGAGACGGCACCGGTCGATGCCAGCCTGCGCCTGGTCGACTTCGCCCCGCGCAGCATGCTCGCCGCGGGCGCGACGCGGATCGAAACGCCGCGCTTCCCGGTGATCGACATGCACACCCACCTGACGTGGATGAAGCACACCCGCGGCGGTGTGTCGCTGGGCGAGGAGATGGTGCAGTTCACCAGCCCTTCCGACCTGCTGCCCTTGATGGATCGCAAGGGCATCCGCTGCATGGTGAACCTCACCGGCGGCGTCGGTCGCGGGCTGGAAGATTCCATCGCGCGTTTCGACCAGGCCGCGCCGGGCCGCTTCCTGACCCTGACCGAGCCCTCGTTCCATCTGTTCGGCGAGCCCGACTACCCTGCCCGCCAGGCCGATGCGCTGGCCGCGGCGGCGCGGCTGGGCGCGCGTGGGCTGAAGCTGCTGAAGACGCTCGGGCTCTACCTGCGCGAAGGCATCGACAGCGGCGCGCTGGTCGGCCTCGACGATCCACGCTTCGATCCGATGTGGGAGACCTGCGCCGCGCACGGCCTGCCGGTGTTCCTGCACACGGCCGATCCACTGGCGTTCTTCCAGCCCACCGACCGGCACAACGAGCGTTACGAAGAGCTCGCCCACCACCCGGACTGGTCCTTCTACGGCGCCGACTACCCCAGCCACGCCGCGTTGATGCAGGCGCGCGACCGGGTGATCGCACGGCATCCGCGCACGACCTTCGTCCTGCTCCACGTCGGCAACCAGGGCGAGCGACTGGACGACCTCGCGCAGACGCTGGCGGCCTACCCCAACACGATGATCGACATCAGCGCACGGATCGGCGAGCTGGGCCGCCAGCCCCGCCGCAGCCGGGCCTTCATCGAACGCTTCCAGGACCGCGTGCTGTTCGGCACCGATGCGGTGCCGCCGCCGTTTGGCAATGCCGTGCCCCAGCAGCTGCTGTGCGACGAGCTTTACGAGATCTATTACCGCTTCCTCGAGACCGAGGACGAATACTTCGACTACGCGCCGGCGGAAACCCCGCCCCAGGGGCGCTGGTCGATCTACGGCCTGGGCCTGTCTTCGGCTATCCTGCGCAAGGTCTACCACGACAACGCGGCGCGCCTGCTGCACCTGGCCTGA
- a CDS encoding DeoR/GlpR family DNA-binding transcription regulator, with protein sequence MSERRAKTPPKKLLIEERRRAIVDLLRDEGRVTVDDLVVRYGVSAVTIRGDLEALELSGSAKRSHGGAVPAEPSPQDVPLPIKEARRLAEKRRIGEAAARMVADGETIILDSGSTTVEIARCIRQRKWQSLTVITNALNIALELSGLSTVRVMMLGGMLRQTSYSLVGMDAERALARLSADRLFLGVDGLDTVVGVTTPDPQEASLNAMMVKCSREVVAVLDASKIGQRSLAVITPIAGLNVVITDTSAPKGAVDSLREQGVEVQLV encoded by the coding sequence ATGAGCGAACGACGCGCGAAAACGCCGCCGAAGAAACTGCTGATCGAAGAGCGCCGGCGCGCCATCGTCGACCTGTTGCGCGACGAGGGCCGGGTCACCGTCGACGATCTCGTGGTGCGTTACGGCGTGTCGGCCGTGACCATCCGCGGCGACCTCGAGGCACTGGAGTTGTCTGGCTCGGCGAAGCGTTCGCACGGTGGCGCGGTGCCCGCCGAGCCATCGCCCCAGGACGTGCCGCTGCCGATCAAGGAAGCCCGTCGCCTCGCGGAGAAGCGCCGCATCGGCGAAGCCGCCGCACGCATGGTGGCCGACGGCGAGACGATCATCCTCGACTCCGGCTCCACCACGGTGGAAATCGCGCGCTGCATCCGCCAGCGCAAGTGGCAGTCGCTCACCGTCATCACCAATGCGCTGAACATCGCCCTCGAACTCAGCGGGCTGTCCACCGTGCGGGTGATGATGCTCGGCGGCATGCTGCGACAGACCTCGTACTCGCTGGTCGGGATGGACGCCGAGCGCGCCCTCGCCCGGCTTTCCGCCGACCGGCTGTTCCTCGGCGTGGACGGCCTGGACACCGTGGTCGGCGTCACCACGCCCGACCCGCAGGAAGCCAGCCTCAACGCGATGATGGTGAAGTGTTCGCGCGAGGTGGTGGCCGTGCTCGACGCCAGCAAGATCGGCCAGCGCAGCCTCGCCGTGATCACCCCGATCGCGGGCCTGAACGTCGTGATCACCGATACCAGCGCCCCGAAGGGCGCGGTGGACTCCCTGCGCGAGCAGGGCGTGGAAGTGCAGCTGGTCTGA
- a CDS encoding M28 family peptidase, producing MRSVLAAFLFTAVPGAAMAQETPLIGFGPASSTSERDVEKRVDASIDRADLDGWLKRLASAPNQVGSPHDKANADFIAASLRQWGWDVSIEPVRVLVAYPTTQQLALTSADRYAADFSEPAVAGDPDTSRREGVLPGMEAYSPDGRVDAPLVFVNEGLARDYDELEQLGESVKGKVVIVKSSGAGRWVKPRLAQQHGALGVVIYSDPSEDGYPKGDVYPAGAWRTERTVQRGTLGIDSVLDAATAKQLQAAHRTADLSIPVVTIGYGDATHFLQALGGKPVPLRWQGGLPFTYHVGGDAPVHLEVRSPWEWQTLYNVIATLRGSTWPDEWVIRGVHHDAWVYGAWDPLAGTTALLAEAKAVGELARAGQRPKRTLVFASWDGEELGILGSKAWAERHAADLAKHAVFYLNNDTTGRGFLAAGGDPSLASLVDGVAADLRDPETGASVQARRLAKRAVDAAAKGKDADAAIVPTRLGTGSDYLPFAHRFGVPSLHVRYGYDRDGDEESVPVYHSLYDTYTHYQRFGDPGLAYVGLLAKTNARLALRTANADVLPWRYTAFAQALGKDIDRLQAGAEAAHRDAQRHNTLLASDAYRLASVAYREVKPPVRVDDAWEPVDLASLRGAQKDLLDAAQAFDAKASAAGDLPAAKAAVVNAKLRAFAVAWLQPAGLPQRPWYRHLLQAPSKKEGEDVAPLPGIGDALDTKDWVQARAEVAATAEATTKAARILREATAGL from the coding sequence ATGCGTAGCGTGCTTGCCGCGTTCCTGTTTACCGCCGTCCCCGGCGCCGCCATGGCGCAGGAGACTCCCCTCATCGGTTTCGGCCCGGCCTCATCGACCAGCGAACGCGATGTCGAAAAACGCGTGGACGCGTCGATCGACCGCGCCGACCTCGACGGCTGGCTGAAGCGCCTGGCCTCGGCACCGAACCAGGTCGGTTCGCCGCACGACAAGGCGAATGCCGATTTCATCGCCGCCAGCCTGCGCCAGTGGGGCTGGGACGTCTCGATCGAACCGGTGCGGGTGCTGGTCGCCTATCCGACGACCCAGCAGCTCGCATTGACCTCGGCGGACCGATACGCGGCGGACTTCAGCGAGCCGGCGGTGGCCGGCGACCCGGACACCTCGCGGCGCGAGGGCGTGCTGCCGGGCATGGAGGCCTACAGCCCGGATGGCCGCGTCGATGCGCCGCTGGTCTTCGTCAACGAAGGGCTGGCCCGCGACTACGACGAGCTGGAGCAGCTGGGCGAATCGGTGAAGGGCAAGGTGGTGATCGTAAAATCCAGCGGGGCAGGCCGCTGGGTCAAGCCACGCCTGGCGCAACAGCATGGCGCGCTGGGCGTGGTGATCTATTCGGATCCGTCGGAGGATGGCTACCCCAAGGGCGACGTCTATCCGGCTGGCGCATGGCGCACCGAGCGCACCGTGCAGCGCGGCACGCTGGGCATCGATAGCGTGCTCGACGCGGCCACGGCGAAACAATTGCAGGCCGCGCACCGCACCGCCGATCTGTCGATTCCCGTCGTCACCATCGGCTACGGCGATGCGACGCACTTCCTGCAGGCACTCGGCGGCAAGCCGGTACCGCTACGCTGGCAGGGCGGGTTGCCGTTCACCTACCACGTCGGCGGCGATGCCCCGGTGCATCTCGAGGTGCGCTCGCCGTGGGAGTGGCAGACGCTCTACAACGTCATTGCCACGCTGCGCGGTAGCACCTGGCCCGACGAGTGGGTGATCCGTGGCGTACACCACGATGCCTGGGTATATGGCGCGTGGGATCCACTGGCGGGCACGACGGCGCTGTTGGCGGAAGCGAAGGCCGTGGGCGAGCTGGCACGTGCGGGCCAACGGCCGAAGCGGACGCTGGTGTTCGCCAGCTGGGATGGCGAGGAGCTCGGTATCCTCGGTTCGAAGGCGTGGGCGGAGCGACACGCCGCCGACCTGGCGAAACACGCGGTGTTCTACCTCAACAACGACACCACCGGGCGTGGCTTCCTTGCCGCCGGTGGCGATCCGTCGCTGGCCAGCCTGGTCGACGGCGTCGCCGCCGACCTGCGCGATCCGGAGACCGGTGCCAGCGTGCAGGCGCGACGCCTGGCCAAGCGGGCGGTGGATGCGGCGGCGAAGGGCAAGGATGCCGATGCGGCGATCGTGCCGACGCGGCTCGGCACAGGTTCGGACTACCTGCCGTTCGCCCATCGCTTCGGCGTGCCTTCGCTGCACGTGCGCTACGGCTACGACCGCGATGGCGACGAGGAAAGCGTGCCGGTGTACCACTCGCTGTACGACACCTACACGCACTACCAGCGCTTCGGCGACCCCGGGCTCGCCTACGTCGGCCTGCTGGCGAAAACCAATGCGCGGCTTGCGTTGCGCACGGCGAACGCGGACGTGCTGCCCTGGCGCTACACGGCATTCGCGCAGGCGTTGGGCAAGGACATCGATCGCCTGCAGGCCGGCGCGGAAGCGGCGCATCGCGATGCACAGCGACACAACACGCTGCTGGCGTCGGATGCCTACCGGCTGGCTTCGGTGGCGTACCGGGAGGTGAAACCACCGGTGCGGGTGGACGATGCGTGGGAGCCGGTCGACCTCGCATCCTTGCGCGGGGCACAGAAGGATCTGCTCGACGCGGCGCAGGCGTTCGACGCGAAGGCGTCGGCGGCAGGCGACCTGCCGGCGGCGAAGGCCGCGGTGGTGAATGCGAAGCTGCGTGCGTTCGCCGTGGCGTGGCTGCAGCCGGCGGGCCTGCCGCAGCGGCCGTGGTACCGGCACCTGCTGCAAGCTCCGAGCAAGAAGGAGGGCGAGGACGTCGCGCCCTTGCCGGGTATCGGCGATGCGCTGGACACGAAGGACTGGGTGCAGGCGCGGGCCGAAGTCGCCGCCACCGCGGAGGCAACGACGAAGGCCGCCAGGATCTTGCGAGAGGCGACGGCCGGGCTTTGA
- a CDS encoding LysR family transcriptional regulator translates to MESLGSLYTFVRVAETRSFVDAGRALGVSAAAVGKSVARLEASMGVRLFHRSTRSITLTAEGHLFLVRCRRILAEAEAAKTELSERVGNPQGRLRVSLPTVNDLVLPVLADFVATYPDIALDLDFTDRMVDVIEEGFDAVLRVGEPADSRLAGRYLGSFNRYLIASPAYLREHGTPRTPGDLLTHKCMHYRYPSTGRLETWPLRDAADLRLPESLVCNDILSRVHFASRGHGIAFVPDHSARQALASGAVVTLLEDHLDAASSFHLLWPSGRHVLPKLRVFIDFFSEHMFPDGALRRDSR, encoded by the coding sequence GTGGAAAGCCTCGGCAGCCTCTACACCTTTGTCCGCGTGGCGGAGACCCGCAGCTTCGTCGACGCCGGCAGGGCGCTTGGCGTCTCGGCGGCGGCGGTCGGCAAAAGCGTGGCGCGGCTGGAAGCGTCGATGGGCGTGCGCCTGTTCCACCGCAGCACCCGCAGCATCACGCTCACCGCGGAAGGCCACCTCTTCCTGGTCCGTTGCCGGCGGATCCTCGCCGAAGCAGAAGCGGCCAAAACGGAACTGTCCGAACGCGTGGGTAATCCGCAGGGGCGGCTGCGGGTCAGCCTGCCGACGGTGAACGACCTGGTCCTGCCGGTGCTGGCCGACTTCGTCGCCACCTATCCCGACATCGCACTGGACCTCGACTTCACCGATCGGATGGTCGACGTCATCGAAGAAGGCTTCGACGCCGTGCTTCGCGTGGGCGAACCGGCAGATTCGCGGCTGGCCGGACGCTACCTGGGCAGCTTCAACCGCTATCTCATCGCGTCGCCGGCCTACCTGCGCGAGCACGGCACGCCGCGCACGCCGGGCGACCTGCTCACGCACAAGTGCATGCATTACCGCTATCCGAGCACGGGCCGGCTGGAGACGTGGCCCCTGCGTGACGCAGCGGATCTGCGGTTACCCGAATCGCTGGTCTGCAACGACATCCTCAGCCGCGTGCACTTCGCCTCGCGCGGCCATGGCATCGCCTTCGTCCCCGACCACTCGGCACGCCAGGCGCTGGCCAGCGGCGCCGTCGTGACCCTCCTCGAAGATCATCTCGACGCTGCCAGCAGCTTCCACCTGCTGTGGCCATCGGGCCGGCACGTCCTGCCCAAGCTCAGGGTGTTCATCGATTTCTTCAGCGAACACATGTTCCCGGATGGCGCGTTGCGCCGCGATTCGCGATAA
- a CDS encoding TonB-dependent receptor, which translates to MSHRFIRHRSPLFLAVSLALASAATATHAQDASSQSPEAAKASKLDTVIVTGTRSTERTVSSSLQPIDVITPQQLQQTGATQLTAALARLVPSLNFPQPTTISGAEVARPVTLRGLSPDQVLVLIDGKRQHAGAFLNLGGAVGRGSNPVDLNAIPISAIERIEVLRDGQSARYGSDAIGGVINVILKKGGEGGQVTAKFGGYSAGDGLQRQLSADTGFRLGDKGSIHVAIDTQNNDGTNRAGRDQTAASVGTTYGRKVYWLGDPAVQSNKVSLTGQYEFNKAAEVYFTAIYRRDRDETASLYRHRGDSTNVASIYPQGYLPVSIPIVNDTTLTAGLRGELGDGWHYDVSATHGSNEYDQRSHAINADWYKAYGYTPFFIQGADYKTQQQTGNVDISKEFTPSWLPNSVSVSFGLEYLRQAYKVTPGDAVSQYGANGGITGDLQGNWQRHDVSEYIDLETNLTDRFAVSLAGRHEHYSDFGGTTSGSLSGRFDFTPRVALRGSVGTGFRAPTLVQQHYADISSQLQDLGQGQVLVQSGTFPVDAPAASLLGAQALKPEKSRSATVGLVLEPLDGWNLSADAYWIKISNRINLSSNIPVNTPAVAAYLAANGVDANYQSIRYFTNAVDTRTRGLDLVSQYGFDFDNGDRLNSTVSWAYNENKVTKVKPNPAILDELGVAVQRVERRERLGLLGDTNPRTKLDVGFDYLHGRWAGHANVQRFGSYTVFSNSGVALDQDFDHRWTLDLSADYTLDNWTFAVGSDNVTNARPEQVKYANSTSGNFKYSLFSPMSWNGRYVYGSVTYRWK; encoded by the coding sequence ATGTCCCACCGTTTCATCCGCCATCGCTCGCCTTTGTTCCTCGCCGTGTCGCTCGCACTCGCCAGCGCCGCCACCGCCACCCATGCGCAGGACGCATCGAGCCAGTCGCCGGAGGCCGCGAAGGCCAGCAAGCTCGACACCGTGATCGTGACCGGCACCCGCAGCACAGAGCGCACCGTGTCCAGTTCGTTGCAGCCGATCGACGTCATCACGCCCCAGCAGCTGCAGCAGACCGGTGCCACCCAGCTCACCGCCGCGCTGGCCCGGCTCGTGCCCTCGCTCAACTTCCCGCAGCCGACGACGATCAGCGGCGCGGAAGTGGCACGCCCGGTGACCCTGCGTGGGCTGAGCCCGGACCAGGTCCTCGTGCTGATCGACGGCAAGCGACAGCACGCAGGCGCGTTCCTCAACCTCGGTGGCGCCGTCGGCCGCGGTTCCAACCCGGTCGACCTCAACGCGATTCCCATCTCGGCCATCGAGCGCATCGAAGTGCTGCGCGATGGCCAGTCGGCGCGCTACGGTTCCGATGCGATCGGCGGCGTCATCAACGTGATCCTGAAGAAAGGCGGGGAGGGCGGCCAGGTCACGGCGAAGTTCGGTGGCTATTCCGCTGGCGATGGCCTGCAGCGACAGCTGAGCGCGGACACCGGCTTCCGCCTGGGTGACAAGGGCTCGATCCACGTCGCGATCGATACGCAGAACAACGACGGAACCAATCGCGCGGGCCGCGACCAGACCGCTGCTTCGGTGGGCACGACCTACGGCAGGAAGGTGTACTGGCTGGGCGATCCCGCCGTGCAGTCGAACAAGGTCTCGCTGACCGGCCAGTACGAGTTCAACAAGGCGGCCGAGGTGTACTTCACGGCGATCTACCGGCGCGACCGCGACGAAACCGCCAGCCTTTACCGCCATCGTGGCGACTCGACCAACGTGGCGTCGATCTATCCGCAGGGCTACCTGCCGGTCAGCATCCCGATCGTCAACGACACCACGCTCACCGCCGGCCTGCGCGGCGAGCTGGGCGATGGCTGGCACTACGATGTCTCGGCGACGCACGGTTCCAACGAATACGACCAGCGCAGCCATGCGATCAACGCCGACTGGTACAAGGCCTACGGCTACACCCCGTTCTTCATCCAGGGGGCCGATTACAAGACCCAGCAGCAGACCGGCAACGTGGACATCAGCAAGGAGTTCACTCCGTCCTGGCTGCCCAATTCGGTGAGCGTATCGTTCGGGCTGGAATACCTGCGCCAGGCGTACAAGGTGACGCCGGGCGATGCGGTGTCGCAGTACGGCGCGAACGGCGGCATCACCGGCGACCTGCAAGGCAACTGGCAGCGGCACGACGTGTCCGAGTACATCGACCTGGAGACCAACCTGACCGATCGGTTCGCCGTGTCGCTGGCTGGTCGCCACGAGCACTACAGCGACTTCGGCGGGACCACGTCGGGCTCGTTGTCGGGTCGCTTCGACTTCACCCCACGGGTCGCCTTGCGTGGCAGCGTCGGCACCGGCTTCCGCGCGCCCACCCTCGTCCAGCAGCATTACGCCGACATCTCCTCGCAGCTGCAGGACCTCGGCCAGGGCCAGGTGCTGGTGCAGTCGGGCACGTTCCCGGTCGACGCGCCGGCGGCGTCGCTGCTGGGCGCGCAGGCGCTGAAGCCGGAGAAGTCGCGCAGTGCCACCGTGGGCCTGGTGCTCGAGCCGCTGGATGGCTGGAACCTCAGCGCCGATGCGTACTGGATCAAGATCAGCAATCGCATCAACCTGTCGTCGAACATCCCGGTGAACACGCCGGCGGTGGCGGCGTACCTCGCGGCGAACGGCGTCGATGCGAACTACCAGTCGATCCGTTACTTCACCAACGCCGTCGACACGCGTACGCGCGGCCTCGACCTGGTCAGCCAGTATGGCTTCGACTTCGACAACGGCGACCGCCTGAACAGCACCGTGAGCTGGGCGTACAACGAGAACAAGGTGACGAAGGTGAAGCCGAACCCGGCCATCCTCGATGAACTGGGCGTCGCCGTGCAGCGCGTCGAACGCCGCGAACGGCTGGGCTTGCTGGGTGATACCAACCCGCGCACGAAGCTCGACGTCGGTTTCGATTACCTGCATGGGCGGTGGGCGGGACATGCCAACGTGCAGCGCTTCGGCAGCTACACGGTATTCAGCAACAGCGGCGTCGCCCTGGACCAGGACTTCGACCATCGCTGGACGCTCGACCTTTCCGCGGACTACACGCTGGATAACTGGACCTTCGCGGTCGGCTCGGACAACGTTACCAACGCACGCCCGGAGCAGGTGAAATACGCCAACTCCACGAGCGGTAACTTCAAATACAGCCTGTTCTCGCCGATGAGCTGGAACGGCCGGTACGTCTACGGCAGCGTGACCTACCGATGGAAGTGA